The Dickeya poaceiphila DNA window TTTTAATAGCTTCTGACTTATTTTTTTTATCCAGTTGATATTCCAGCATCATTATGTTCACCATTTGTTTTTTGCATAGATAATACGCCAAGTTAATTTGGCGTATTCTTTGCGCGTAAATCTAATTGGGTTTATTTAATAATTTTTTATAAATCGCTGAAACGTATTTTGCCTGATGTACCGCATCAGCTAGAGCGTTATGTCTGTCACCATCAAATGGTATATCGCGTTTAGGGTCGAAGCCAACACATCGCCCCATATCGACAATCGTTCTCACATCCATGTCGTTCCAGAATTCCCAGAACGGGGTCAAATGACATGCTTTGTATGATTCGCGGAGAATAACGTTATCGAAAGCTGAACCATTACCCCAAATCTTTAATAGACTACCACCGTAATTAGCTGCAGGTGAATACGCAAAAACTGCAAACTGAGATAATGCCGTAAGAGCATCAGTAATGCTTGATTTTGCCTTAATAACTTCCTCAACAACTTTCTTATCTTGATTCATCCACCACTTAATAGTGTTGGCAGTAGGGGTAAGGCCAAGTTTCATGGAACTTTCAAGGTCTACGGTTCGATAGAATGTCTTCCCCAGCTCACCTGTAACCGGATTGAAGAATACAGCGCCAATAGCGACGATGGGTGAATGAGGATTAGTCCCCATCGTTTCGAGGTCAATCATTATGTTGTTCAATTTATTCCACCATGCGTTATGAATAACCAATTCCAGAATTAACAGAAAATTGATAGGTAATGAATTTCCTTAATTTTATGCGGCACAAATCCCACGGAGTGGTTCAGTGTTCTGCGTCAATTTTATTTAAATTGAGTGAATGGAATGTTTATTAAATTGCAATCCGATAGGCGCGAAAGGAATATCGTCGTCAAAATCCATCGGCGGTTCGTTGCCTGGCATCGGCGAGCTTTGCTGCGGACGGGACTGGGACTGACCACCGCCGCTGAACTGGTTGGCTTGCTGCGGTTGTTGTGGCTGACCCCAACCGCCTTGTGGCGCGTTACCACCACCCATATTACCGCCTATGCCGCCACCGGCTGGTGCACCGCCGCCTGCGCGGCCACCCAGCATCTGCATACTACCGGAGATATCGACCACCACTTCGGTGGTGTAGCGATCCTGACCGCTCTGATCCTGCCATTTGCGGGTGCGCAACTGGCCTTCGATATACACCTGAGAGCCTTTGCGAAGGTACTCACCAGCGATTTCCGCCAGCTTGCCGTAAAGGGCAATGCGGTGCCACTCGGTGCGCTCTTTCTGCTCGCCGGTCTGCTTGTCGCGCCAGCTGTCCGACGTGGCCAGAGTCAGGTTGGCGACCGCACCGCCGTTCGGCATGTAGCGAACTTCCGGGTCTTGACCCAGATTGCCGATAAGAATCACTTTGTTAACGCCTCTGCTGGCCATTTATGCTGACTCCTCTAATTCAGATTTGCGTATGTCGTACACGCTCTTAGCATCTGACTGCTGGGTAGACCCTCGCAGGGTTCGCCACGCCTCTTCGAATGCCGATTTAAGCTCATCCACGCTCTTAGCTGACGCGGCGGCTTCAGTAAAATGCTTTAGCGCCTCGTCGTGCTGATTGACGCCAGAGTCAAGCCACTCTAAAAGCCTTGCGCCCACTGCCTCGCTCAGAATTACCGGATCTGCATTAGAGAAAATTTTCGTGCGATCTTTGCTGGCAATTGCATGATGCGTCTCATGCCCTATATCAAGAACGGTAGTGAATTCATACTCCACGCCATCACGCTGCTCTGACTTCATCCCAAGTTTTGCAACTTTTTTTCTGCCATTTTCTTCAACCTGCGCAGTTTCCGTCTTGCTCCGCATAGTGGCTATGATGTGCATGTTTGAGCGCAAAATTGCATCAAGGAATAGGCGGTGGCGCGGGTTGATTTCACTCCACACTGACCAGCTATTCCCACGGAATTTGTTCTTTGCGATGGTGTCTACCAGCTCCAGACAGCCGCCAACACCAGCCCATTCATGTGTGATGCTGTCGATAATCAGCGTGTCGTATTCTGCGATTTCTGCCGCATGAATAGCCTCAATAAAACGCTCAGGAGAGAATGGTGGTTCGAGCTCTAGCACATCAAAATCAGCGATATCAGAGTAAAGCGATGCGCTACCCTTTTCTGTGTCGATTACCGCTATCTTTCCGCCAATACCTTTTGCTACCAAAAGAGCACTGTATGTTTTCCCCGATCCGCTTGGCCCGGTAAGTGCCAGCCGCAGCCTGGCTTTCTTTCGTACAGCCCTTTCAAATTTCATTTGTTATTCCTCAAAATGGCTCTTTGCCGCTCGGTGTAAAATGCTGAAAATTTAATCTTGCAATTGCTGCAGAATAAAGATGGTTTGCAGCAGCCCCAATATTCCCCATTTTTCTGCATTCACCAGCCATGATTAAACAGTGATGATGCCAAGATGCCGCTGCAACTCTTGTTTTTGGGAATAGGGTTTCTACTGACTGGCTCATAGCGGACACCCCTTTTGATTAACCGTTGCGACAATTTGTTCGAATAACCGTTGCAGCCAACTCTTAGTTGTAAATGATGAACTAGCGAGAATATTCACTCTCGCATGTTGAATAGATTTAATTGCGTCAAACTCAAAAACTGGCTGTGAGCTACCCATAGGGATAGCCCCGACATTGGTATATGCCATTGGGTAACTCCTGATTGATTAAT harbors:
- a CDS encoding 3'-5' exonuclease; amino-acid sequence: MNNIMIDLETMGTNPHSPIVAIGAVFFNPVTGELGKTFYRTVDLESSMKLGLTPTANTIKWWMNQDKKVVEEVIKAKSSITDALTALSQFAVFAYSPAANYGGSLLKIWGNGSAFDNVILRESYKACHLTPFWEFWNDMDVRTIVDMGRCVGFDPKRDIPFDGDRHNALADAVHQAKYVSAIYKKLLNKPN
- a CDS encoding single-stranded DNA-binding protein, whose product is MASRGVNKVILIGNLGQDPEVRYMPNGGAVANLTLATSDSWRDKQTGEQKERTEWHRIALYGKLAEIAGEYLRKGSQVYIEGQLRTRKWQDQSGQDRYTTEVVVDISGSMQMLGGRAGGGAPAGGGIGGNMGGGNAPQGGWGQPQQPQQANQFSGGGQSQSRPQQSSPMPGNEPPMDFDDDIPFAPIGLQFNKHSIHSI
- a CDS encoding ATP-binding protein codes for the protein MKFERAVRKKARLRLALTGPSGSGKTYSALLVAKGIGGKIAVIDTEKGSASLYSDIADFDVLELEPPFSPERFIEAIHAAEIAEYDTLIIDSITHEWAGVGGCLELVDTIAKNKFRGNSWSVWSEINPRHRLFLDAILRSNMHIIATMRSKTETAQVEENGRKKVAKLGMKSEQRDGVEYEFTTVLDIGHETHHAIASKDRTKIFSNADPVILSEAVGARLLEWLDSGVNQHDEALKHFTEAAASAKSVDELKSAFEEAWRTLRGSTQQSDAKSVYDIRKSELEESA